Proteins from one Gossypium raimondii isolate GPD5lz chromosome 8, ASM2569854v1, whole genome shotgun sequence genomic window:
- the LOC105790454 gene encoding U1 small nuclear ribonucleoprotein C has protein sequence MPRYYCDYCDTYLTHDSPSVRKQHNAGYKHKANVRTYYQQFEEQQTQSLIDQRIKEHLGQAAAFQQVGAAFNQHLMAQRPRLPVMSIPGAPLPVNQPMVPGMRPPVLPRPIPGAPGYIPVPGMPPMMAPPGAPLPGQVNGLPRPPTLAPPTTVSGTVTTPTSSNGAPTISAPYQANPTAPTSGGFDNFNANAQPSEANQ, from the exons ATGCCTCG GTATTACTGTGATTATTGCGATACTTATTTGACCCATGACTCT CCATCAGTTAGAAAGCAACACAACGCAGGTTACAAGCACAAG GCGAATGTTAGAACTTACTATCAGCAATTTGAGGAGCAACAGACCCAGAGCTTAATAGACCAAAGGATCAAGGAACATCTTGGTCAAGCTGCGGCTTTCCAGCAGGTTGGAGCTGCTTTCAATCAACATTTAATGGCTCAGAGGCCTCGACTTCCTGTTATGTCGATTCCCGGGGCTCCGTTACCTGTAAACCAACCAATGGTCCCAGGGATGAGGCCCCCTGTTCTGCCAAGACCAATTCCAGGTGCCCCAG GTTATATTCCCGTTCCAGGCATGCCACCAATGATGGCACCACCTGGTGCTCCTTTGCCTGGACAAGTAAATGGCCTTCCACGACCTCCTACATTGGCTCCCCCAACAACAGTTTCTGGAACTGTAACAACACCCACTTCTTCTAACGGAGCACCCACTATATCTGCACCATATCAGGCCAATCCTACTGCCCCAACAAGTGGCGGGTTTGACAATTTCAATGCCAATGCACAACCTTCTGAAGCTAATCAGTAA